In a genomic window of Vulpes vulpes isolate BD-2025 chromosome 6, VulVul3, whole genome shotgun sequence:
- the LOC140599459 gene encoding uncharacterized protein codes for MSTGIYSPKWFLQCFLGRTPFSLTLKLWDAYVLDGERVLTAMAYTILKVHRKRLLKLPLEGLREFLQDSLAQPWALEDEAVLRHLRASMTQLRRMRCDLPPPAGPEEFPTRPLGLEPVSPAPGPLLPSPASEPPRRPPPGARAGREPGEPDARGEGSEGASGRTPSVGLWLLQEVGYCQGMSEIAAVLLMFLPEEDAFWALAQLMVGDRHSMHGFFVPGFPKLLRFQRHHERVLQRALPDLRKHMDEEQMSTGIYSPKWFLQCFLGRTPFSLTLKLWDAYVLDGERVLTAMAYTILKVHRKRLLKLPLEGLREFLQDSLAQPWALEDEAVLRHLRASMTQLRRMRCDLPPPAGPEEFPTRPLGLEPVSPAPGPLLPSPASEPPPRVEEPASPGPAARPEPPGPPPGQAIVQLAPQPRRWNSLPTLPGQQGGAGRRPRDTAGFKTENGVSFHLAPAWATPEAPRRTGPWSTPGTPITRSPQPPRDDAVGPRTPFLPRGHCSSCPSLGIQ; via the exons atgtccaccggcatctacagccccaaatggtttctccagtgcttcctcggccgg acccccttctcgctcaccctgaagctgtgggatgcctacgtgttggatggggagagggtgctcacggccatggcctataccatcctcaaggtgcacagga agcgcctcctgaagctgcccctggaagggctccgggagttcctccaggactctctggcccagccctgggccctggaggacgaggccgtgctgagacaccttcgggcctccatgacccagctccgcaggatgcggtgcgacctgcccccgccag cgggacctgaggagttccccacgaggcccctgggcctggagccagtgtccccggcgcccgggcctctcctcccttctccggcctctgagccaccgcgcagg ccccctccgggagcccgggctgggagggagccgggggagcctgacgcccgcggggagggctcagagggggcctcggggcgcacgccctccgtggggctctggctcttgcaggaggtgggctactgccagggcatgagcgagatcgcggccgtcctcctcatgttcctgcccgaggaggacgccttctgggcgctggcccagctgatggtgggcgaccggcactccatgcacg gcttcttcgtcccgggcttcccgaagctcctcaggttccagagacatcacgagcgggtcctccaaagagctctcccggacctgaggaagcacatg gacgaggagcagatgtccaccggcatctacagccccaaatggtttctccagtgcttcctcggccgg acccccttctcgctcaccctgaagctgtgggatgcctacgtgttggatggggagagggtgctcacggccatggcctataccatcctcaaggtgcacagga agcgcctcctgaagctgcccctggaagggctccgggagttcctccaggactctctggcccagccctgggccctggaggacgaggccgtgctgagacaccttcgggcctccatgacccagctccgcaggatgcggtgcgacctgcccccgccag cgggacctgaggagttccccacgaggcccctgggcctggagccagtgtccccggcgcccgggcctctcctcccttctccggcctctgagccaccgcccagggtggaggagccggcctccccgggcccagccgcccggcctgagccgcccggaccccctcccggccaggccatcgtccaacttgccccccagccccggcggtggaactccctccccaccctcccggggcaacaaggcggtgcaggcaggcggccccgggacacggcgggcttcaagacagaaaacggggtctccttccatttggcacctgcctgggccaccccagaggccccgcgacggaccgggccctggagcacccccgggactcccatcacgcggtccccccagccccctagggatgacgctgtcgggcccaggacacccttcctgccccgcggccactgcagctcgtgcccctcgctgggca